The following proteins come from a genomic window of Sardina pilchardus chromosome 13, fSarPil1.1, whole genome shotgun sequence:
- the LOC134099623 gene encoding olfactory receptor 52E4-like — translation MENNSINSDILEIQGLDISESSVYPVFFAVLFFYLTLLISNIGVLTLIIKEKPLHQPMYLLFCNLSINDLFGNTVLLPRLLADMFEPRKWTTYAQCATQAFCSHTFGSASHMILIIMAFDRYVAICNPLRYTAIMTTKTIVMLSVSAWGFSLILVSILLGLTIRLSRCRSTILNAYCDNASLFKLSCDDVSINNLYGLVFTAVLFGSSIGSILVTYFRIAIICWTKKSKDLNNKALQTCASHLLVYMIMLWTGFLTIILHRFPDYPYLRKLAYILFHVVPANLNPIIYGMQTKSLRNRILQIFCRKVSSI, via the coding sequence ATGGAAAACAACTCTATTAACAGTGACATACTTGAAATTCAGGGTTTGGATATCTCGGAGTCATCCGTTTACCCTGTCTTCTTTGCAGTGCTCTTCTTTTACCTCACTCTGCTGATATCCAATATTGGCGTGCTTACACTCATCATAAAAGAGAAACCCTTACACCAACCCATGTATCTTCTGTTCTGCAACCTGTCAATCAATGATCTTTTTGGCAATACAGTTTTACTCCCCCGGTTGCTTGCTGACATGTTTGAGCCAAGAAAATGGACCACATATGCTCAGTGTGCCACCCAGGCATTCTGTAGTCACACATTTGGTTCAGCCTCACATATGATATTAATCATAATGGCCTTTGATAGGTATGTTGCTATATGCAACCCACTGCGATACACTGCAATAATGACAACTAAGACCATTGTGATGTTGTCCGTCTCTGCCTGGGGCTTTTCACTTATATTAGTGTCTATTTTGCTTGGCCTCACAATCAGATTGTCTCGCTGTAGATCCACTATTCTTAATGCTTATTGTGATAATGCATCATTGTTCAAGTTATCGTGTGACGATGTGTCCATTAATAACCTGTATGGGCTAGTTTTTACAGCAGTACTTTTTGGTTCATCGATAGGAAGCATTCTTGTGACATACTTTAGGATTGCTATTATATGCTGGACTAAAAAAAGCAAGGATCTCAACAACAAAGCTCTACAGACATGTGCTAGTCACTTATTAGTATATATGATTATGTTGTGGACAGGGTTCCTTACTATAATTCTCCATCGTTTCCCAGATTATCCATATTTGAGAAAATTGGCCTATATATTGTTCCATGTTGTGCCTGCCAATTTAAACCCAATCATTTATGGTATGCAAACAAAGTCTCTAAGGAATAGAATTCTGCAGATTTTCTGCAGAAAGGTGTCTAGTATATAG